TGTTCCAACGTTTAAGTGAGGTTTAGACCTATCAAACTTTTCTTTAGCCATAGTGACTTTTTAATCTCCTTACTTTTGAACGAACCCTAACGGGAATCGACTTATGTAATTACGTAATAGTGTTCAGGGTCAAAGAGGGAGTCTAAAGACAGAACACCCCTTCCCTGTGTCATATTTCTAAGAACGCCTGCAAAGCCAAGCAAGTTTTCCGTAGAAGCACTTGCACGCACAAGCGACTTGCCATCACCGATTGGATTTACTTCCTGAATCTTTGCACTTCTCTTAGAAAGAGAACCAAGCACATCGCCTAACGACGAATCTGGTATCAAGATCTCCAAATGCGAAATGGGACCAACTAATTCCGTGTTTCCCGAAATTATGTCCTTTAAACCCTTGATGACGGCTACTTTTACAAGGGAAGAAACATCTATAGATTTATCCGGAGGATCGTAACGATGAACGATCAAATCCAAGCCGAGAATTTCTTCTCCCTTGGTTCCCTTTACCACTACTTCATAAAATGCTGATGTAATGGCTTCTTTTAGAGTTTCAGTAATCTTAGTTTCAAACCGCACTTCTCTGGAAAAGCTGTTAGAGCTGACCAAAGAGGCGTGCACCAGTCCGCTTGAGATTTTTTGATCAAACGCGGTATGCTGAAATTCACCCTGTCGGGCCATTTTTTTCCAGAGCTCAAACCTTGCAACTTTAATACTACTTACGTTGAATGTATTGGGAAAGAATTCTTTGAGTCGTGATAGAGAAACTTCCAAATGCAATTCCCCCAATCCGGAAAGTTGAATCTGCCCCGTTTCAGAAAGTATTTTGGTTTCCAATCCTTCATCCAACCAAACGAGAGTTTGAAGCGAATCCCAAAGGGAATCTCTATGTTCTGCAGTTTCCGACTCAAGTATTATCTGAAATTGTTTTCGAACGGGGGGAAGTTCCGACTTATAACTATTTTGTGGAGTTGAATAGAGTATTTCTCCCGGTTTAAGAAATTCTAGTCCGGTCGTAACAACGATCTCTTTGGGTCGGGCTTGGGAAGTTTCTTCAAATTCTCGCGCGGAAAGTAGATAAAAAGTTTCCAATTGTGCCTTGCCAGCCGCGGAATAAAAATGAGAATTTTGTGGGAACTCCCGCATTGGTTGAATATAAACGATTTTACCTAGATCGGGATGTAATTCCCGCTTGAATACAATTCCTAATTCCTCTTTAGGTCGTAACTCCGGCCGAAACGTTTTAGACAGAAGTTCTAAAACAGCAAGAAGTTCACGCACCCCATCTCCTCGTAAGGCGGCTCCGCCAAAAACAGGAAAAAATTCCTCCTTCCAAAATCCTTCTGCAAATCCTTCCCGAGCCAGTTCCGACAAAGAATCTGGATGTTTTAAATATCGTTCGGAAAGTTTTTCGTCCCATTCTAAAAGTGGTAAAAGTTCTTGGTCGAGACCATCCTCTTTTAAAAGAGAACAAACTTCTCCTTCTTTCCAGAGTAGAATCGGTTCTTTTCCTAAGACCGCTTCTAAATCTACAAGTGAATCCGTAATATCGACTCCGATTCGATCGAGTTTATTTAGGAAAAATAAAATTGGAATCTTTCTTTTTCGAAGCCATTCCACATTTTGTAACGTTTGAGACTTGAGGCCTTCAAACGCATCTATAAGAACGATTCCTAGATCTGCTACGATTAAAGAAGCGTTAGTTTGACTTTGAAAATCAAGATGCCCAGGATTATCCAAAAATTGAAACAGTACCCTCGAATCTTTTTCATTCGGCCAAAAGACTCGAGCCAGTGTGGATTGAATCGATATTCCTCGTTCAATTTCCTCTTGTAAATAATCGGATTCGGTTGTTCCTTCTTCAATTGTTCCTGGTCTCCGGATCTTTCCGGTTTCGTAAAGAATTCTTTCTAAAAG
The nucleotide sequence above comes from Leptospira kirschneri serovar Cynopteri str. 3522 CT. Encoded proteins:
- a CDS encoding elongation factor G-like protein translates to MQILNVGIFAHIDAGKTTLLERILYETGKIRRPGTIEEGTTESDYLQEEIERGISIQSTLARVFWPNEKDSRVLFQFLDNPGHLDFQSQTNASLIVADLGIVLIDAFEGLKSQTLQNVEWLRKRKIPILFFLNKLDRIGVDITDSLVDLEAVLGKEPILLWKEGEVCSLLKEDGLDQELLPLLEWDEKLSERYLKHPDSLSELAREGFAEGFWKEEFFPVFGGAALRGDGVRELLAVLELLSKTFRPELRPKEELGIVFKRELHPDLGKIVYIQPMREFPQNSHFYSAAGKAQLETFYLLSAREFEETSQARPKEIVVTTGLEFLKPGEILYSTPQNSYKSELPPVRKQFQIILESETAEHRDSLWDSLQTLVWLDEGLETKILSETGQIQLSGLGELHLEVSLSRLKEFFPNTFNVSSIKVARFELWKKMARQGEFQHTAFDQKISSGLVHASLVSSNSFSREVRFETKITETLKEAITSAFYEVVVKGTKGEEILGLDLIVHRYDPPDKSIDVSSLVKVAVIKGLKDIISGNTELVGPISHLEILIPDSSLGDVLGSLSKRSAKIQEVNPIGDGKSLVRASASTENLLGFAGVLRNMTQGRGVLSLDSLFDPEHYYVIT